ATATTAACAGCAGCCCCCTCCGGGTGTACAACTTGTATTTTGGTTTCCAGTCAATTCATTCAAGCTTATTTTTTGTTTCTGTGGTGGAATTCCACAGGCATCTGTAGCCAGACAAGCTGTTAGTTTATTTTTCAGAATAAAATTTTTTCCATTGAATTCCAAATCATACTTCCCGATGGTGGTATCCTGATACTCTACTTCAATTTCAAAATCACCAATTCCTAACTTCTCTTCCGAAAGATGAATGATATGCAATAATTTTCCTGGTTTTAAACGATGTTCGTAGTCATCAGCATTCCAAAGCTGAAAGTTTACTTTTTCTTCTTTTCTGATCACTCCTCCACAATCAATAAAATTCTTGGTAACCATTCCTATTTCTGTTACATGAAAATGCTCAGGAACAAATGTTCCGTTTTCTAATTGAAATTCTACATTCTCCAATTCAGGTAAAATGCTTTTTATTTCTGATAATTTCATAATTGAATATTTTAAATTGTTATAATGCAATATTACGATAAAGATTTTCAAAAAAATTTTAACAGCAGTTTTGTTTCTTTACTGTTGAAATAATATTTGAAAAGTAAAGATT
This genomic interval from Chryseobacterium joostei contains the following:
- a CDS encoding DUF6428 family protein, encoding MKLSEIKSILPELENVEFQLENGTFVPEHFHVTEIGMVTKNFIDCGGVIRKEEKVNFQLWNADDYEHRLKPGKLLHIIHLSEEKLGIGDFEIEVEYQDTTIGKYDLEFNGKNFILKNKLTACLATDACGIPPQKQKISLNELTGNQNTSCTPGGGCC